TATCCTGCGGGTTCGAAGCGCACGAGTCTAACCGGCCTGCAGTTGATGCGCGACGCCTTTAGTCAACACCTAGCTCCACTACACCTAGACTCAAGAATTGCCGCCATATGGCGCCACCTTACGCCATACTGGGCATGTTCACCCAATAAGGACTCACCCATTGATGGGCAGCGTGTCGATATTGGCACGCTCCCTCAAACATGCGGTCGGTCGCGTACGTTGGACCACCCCCGTGCCGGGGTAGAACGACCGGTGTGTATGTATTAGTGTGCGTACTGCGTCCCTTATTAATCCAATAAGCAAGCCAGTCGTTGCCTAATCTTGTCCCTCTATTGTCTCCTACTCCTTGCACCGGCCACCGCTCAGTGTCGTAGTTCTGGCGAATTCACCATTTCTGGTCCTTTTTTTTACGTACAAAAAAACAAATACTGGAATTGTATATGCTACTGCAAGGATACTTAATCTGTATTGAACGTAAAAATAACGAAAATATCTTTTGCTCAACTCCCGACGCCGGTGTGGGTGGTTTGGTAGGGCCGGGTAACATGACTAGCTGTTGcgatgcagggtagcgttgttgggccggagaagggacgagcaAGAATGGAAGGTTGACATTTGGGAACGGAAACACAAGCGgatttactggcactttgaagaaacttattaaCATATTGTACAAAGGAGCAAACAGTCAAAACTCCAAGAGTTCGTGCGTCGAGCGACTGGGTGAGCGTTGTCGCTTggcatgaaagaaagaaaaagacttTTTCAAGTCTTGTCCGGGGATGGTTTAGTTGAGTTATCCTcttgaggtcaacaacaacaaggtGGGCTTGACCACAGGTATGTTATCGAGACGGGGCGATTTTTGTTtcaactcttctttttctttacttttgtcTCAGaatttgtttattattattactttttaatGGATTTGGTTTAGCCCTCACCTCTTTGCTTCTTTGATTTTTCATCCCAATCTCCTCAAAATCTCTCGTAATTCGTTTTCCCAGATTCATAAATTTTTATTCATGAGCCGCTTGCGTTAAGTCTGGAcgaatttttctcctgtttggatctgcacctaACCCTAGCCAATCCCCAACCGTTTTTAcgtgccatcgcttcagaggcaacaacaacaacgaagaaGATGAACTTGgctgattcttggccgatcccccccaagtgggtatgtgccatctgtTGCTAGGTCAACAACCGCAACAACAAATCAGATGATGCGGTGCGCAAGTAGCCCCTAAATTCCAGCTTCAGCAACGGCCCCTGCACCTGCAGCTCCTGCCTCTCACAAACTCCCTGCCCTCTTCCTGGACCAACACACAGCTTCGTGCAAGTGATGACCGACTCGGCTCAAGGCTGGTCAGCGAATGCGGCTGCGTACAGGACTCAAGCAGTGACCTCCACCTACTGGGAACAATTACGGGGTGACGTAAGCGGAAATTGCGCGTACTGCGGAGACGGGCAAGGCCTCCAGCAAATGGAAGAGTCCCGTCGCGATGAAGAGGATGGAGATGACAGTCAGGGAGAGGGTGCGCGGCATGGCGAGGAGGTCCTCCGAGTCGTCCAAGAAGAGCAACTTGCTCACACTGACGAAAGCATGTGGAACCTACGGAATGTCAAGTTTTATGTGCGACTCACTGTGGTCTACGTACCCGCCAATGCTCGGCACTTCATCGCTTTCGTGGTGAGCTCATTATGTACGTATACTCAGAAAGGCTTAGGGGGAAACTTGCCACGCTTTTCCTTCCCGCCCCTCGCACACACGAAAGGCGTGTTTGGAAAGCTCAAAATTATTTCAAATTCATTCCAGTGGATCCTGACGATGGGCAAACAAACAACGTTTCCCACGCAAAGGCTTATgtttgttggagaaagtctgtgtggTGGCTATTTAGTACCACATTATTTCATTGTTCGCTTCACATCAATATTCCTGCGAACCTTCGAGAATATTCCTGCGTCGTGTTCAGCTTTATATTAGGTGGGCGCCTTCTGACTTTTGCGCGCTGCCGAAGCACGAAGTTACTTTGGCTCCACGTCAGAAAAGTTCAGCAAATGTACTCTTCGCGAAGTTTAGAGCCCGATAGAGCTTCGTGAGAAAAGAAAATGTTTCGTAATCTCCCTTGAATAGCCTCGTCGACACTAATGAAATGAGCTCCCTCCTTAACCTGAAAGTCAGCTGGGTAGCCCACAAATTTCCACATATACAAAGCTGGTCGCTTTCGTAAGCAGCAGGTTAGGGGAGAACGCCGTAGGGGTCGGTGCAAAGAATGATTTGCTTGTCTCTAAGCTCTACAGCAAGACTCTTGGAGGAGgactgtacactctaaacaaagggagtaaaactgtttacagtttacttcctttttactcccacataggtgtatttttgtttagagtgtacgatGCACTCTGAACGTTGCAAACACTTCTACTTTTTTATTACTCTGGCGCCAACGTAGGTTTTACAGAAAATACGGGCTTCATTAGTACAGGTTTTCGCGCGCACCCCTGGTAGAATCACACGTACGCGCAAAAATATACGCATCGAAGATTGGTTTTGCCCCACTGCCTGTTATAATTTTGCCCCATGCTCGTCGTTTCCACGGCAACCCTAATTCGCCCCAGAAAGGCTCTGCTCGCGGCGTGCGCAGATCCGGCCTCTCACGATGCTCGGGTTCCTGAGGATGACGCGAGAGTGGAGAAATTCCTTGTCGCTGCTCGCCGAACTCAAGGTTGCAATGCTGACCTTGATTACTCACTTCGCCTACGTCGAGATTACGGTGGACATTGCCGAAACCACGGATGACATGCGGCAGATGACAGAGATCATGGTATTCGTTTTCTACATGCTATCCGTCGTCGTCAAGCTGCTTTTCAGCGCGGGGCAGTTCTTCAAGTGCCAGCGCGTCGCTAAGGTGAGAGGAGAACTTTCGCGCAGTGTTACAGGTAGAAGCAACGTTAGAGGGAACACGAGAGCACTTGGTCACCGCACTTCGCGGACCGCTGTCACCAAGAGGCGGCGAGAATCGGTGGCAAAGAAATACGTATTAAAATCCAAATGATTTGTGCATCCTTCGCCGTGATTTCCATGGCTCCTTTCTGAGTCATTTTCCCACGATTTGTATATGATGTGCAAGACGCAATGCTCAGTTCGTATGAATTTTGACATTTCCATAAGCATTGACTGTACAGTCCATTTACACTCAAAATGTTTCTAGTGGATCCTATGACAGACAGACGGAAAACATGTAATTTAGGGCAATTGTTATGCGGAACGTTTCTGTTGGGCAGTCTCTCTGGGTGCGAGCTGAAACAGGGCTACGGGCTGATTTTTCCCCCCTCAGATAATGTTCGGCTGCTTTGTTATGCCAGCGAATTTGCACGCCACCGAGGAAAGCAGATGCCTGCCCCTCAC
This region of Amblyomma americanum isolate KBUSLIRL-KWMA chromosome 5, ASM5285725v1, whole genome shotgun sequence genomic DNA includes:
- the LOC144135480 gene encoding uncharacterized protein LOC144135480, with amino-acid sequence MTDSAQGWSANAAAYRTQAVTSTYWEQLRGDVSGNCAYCGDGQGLQQMEESRRDEEDGDDSQGEGARHGEEVLRVVQEEQLAHTDESMWNLRNVKFYVRLTVVYVPANARHFIAFVIRPLTMLGFLRMTREWRNSLSLLAELKVAMLTLITHFAYVEITVDIAETTDDMRQMTEIMVFVFYMLSVVVKLLFSAGQFFKCQRVAKIMFGCFVMPANLHATEESRCLPLTLQDLHGSKACSGLSWGPKPSDYSSDDLLGTCARVYRTVTEQEKGELNQVQQKYGPLVPTLLLGNAFSVFVRMCALYVAVLVAITVFKMILEATTDVLTLYTSYKIERRTRAAARSKALYHAVQQCLSDKDYTLLDRTKWCLHQLTSRNQADGAAVEPTRHIEDE